The genomic interval ACATCGCTATCAAATCTCTATCAAAGCCACCTTTCTCACAACTTTGACAAGTAAGCAGCAAGTTGTAAGAACGTCAGGCGAGGTTAGCAGcgcttctcctccctccccccaaagaaGGTCCCCGGCCCGCTTGAAGCCCAGCGTAGCCTCTGCTTTAATGAGCGCGGGGAACTGACCCAGGTCTGTAAATACtggcttctccccctccccctataCCATTCAAACACTTAAGATCGTTTGTGGATACCGATTTTTATTCTTCGCATTTGATTCTGGAAGGAGAGGGTGCAAGAAATCAACTCTCCAGAATATATGGAGGGGGTGGGGACGTCAAAAAAGAAGGGTTAGGGTCCTGGGTCACCAACATTTTCTCTGCAAACGCTATTGCTTTAATTACACAATAATCGAGGGCTGCTCCCACTTGCCAGCCAGAGTTTAAAAGAGGGATTTCTGCCTGCAGACCGAATGGCCCTTAgtcctccccctacccccttttattttttcttcctttttggtaACCAATGTGTTTTCTATTACTCGGCCGTGCGGTGCCTGGCAGCCGGCGCTCGCAGTGCAATGGGAGACGCCATGTTGGCTCAGCTCATAGGACCAAGTCAAAAGCGAGCTTACAGGCAGAGTTTTCACACGCTCAAGCTCCCCCTGaccgccccccgcccccaccccccgcccgTCGCCGCTCGGTGCACGTCCCGGGAGAGCAGCTGGGCGCTCTCGGCACCCCGGACTTTGCCGGGCTAGGGCGGAACGCTGCTGGGGCGCAGGCgatgggggcgggggcggggggccAGGCACTTTCCCGCAGCCGCTGCCAACTCCCGATCCGGTCCCCGCCGCCGGCCCGATGCTACACCAGGCCTTCGCCAGGGATCCAGCCCCGGACATCGCCCGCTAACTTTGagccccagcccctcaccccccgcccccctcccccggcCCGGCCAAGCACTACGTGAAAGGCCGAGGTAGGGCAACCCTGACCCAAGCGAACTGGCTAGAAccaccccctccttctcccccgaAGCTCAATCTTCTCCCAGGTTTGTTTGAAAGTGGCAAGAAGGAGCGAtcgcccctctctctctcctcggACCATTGTTGCATTTCGCGTCTAACTGGGTTCTCTCACCACCGAGCGccaggaggagggggagtggggttGGGAAAAGAAATAAAGCGAGCTCAGAtcagatggaggagggagataaaaaaaaaaaaaaaaaaaaaacccagcaaggaAAAAGAGACACTTAAAGGGAAAGAGTCGCCATGTttagcagctttttaaaaagatctcgTCAATTTCACACAGAACGCACTCGCTGGGTCCCAGCCCTCGTCTTTTGTCTAATTCAGCCGCAGCAAAGATCTTTTGTTCTAACTCAGCgtgaaaagaaaaactttctttAAATGCAATAAACTTAAACCGAACTCAAGACTCTAAACAGATCCTCCTCCGGCCACTCTAAACGTATACAAGGGGTTTTATTTTAACCCGTTGAAAAATTTGAAGTCCTGTTTTTTTCTGCCTCAAAGACCCCCAAGCTCATTGCTGAAACTtagagtcagatttttttttcaacgcCTAGAACACATACTTAAAAGCATAATAAAACAGGGACTGTCTTTTGCTTTGAAaatcataaattataatttaatgcCAATAATAATTTACAACAAATGGCTGTTTACAATAagctaacacaaaacaaacaaggaaaagggCCTGTGTTTTACTTAGTAGAGAAACTTCACACACTCACATGGGTAGCACTTgcaagagggaaaaaataaacaaccaaCAAAACCTCCATCTACAGGTCAGATGCTGTGCTGCAAAACATACTTAtactcatatttatatttatatatctatatatctacagaGGGAAGCTGAGGGTCAGATAGAGATCTCTGACTAAGTCAAGCAGTTTTCAGGTCTGCATGTATGAACCAGAACTGAGCATCAAAGTTTAATGCACTGGGCAAACcgacctctcttttctttcacctCTGTCATCAGCCCCCTCCCTCGTTTTAAGATTAAACCACAACATGGTAAAAGTATTGTCAGGAAGGGTAGCTTGGAAACTAAATAAGAACAAATACAAGTTCCCAGCACTGAGCTTTTTCCAAACCAGGAAAAGAGAATAAGGGACTGAACTGAATAGTTGACTTCCCAAATCAGCACACCCTGtaaagttttctttattctctctctctctctctctctctctctctctctctctctctctctctcaaaaattagTTTCTAAGACCGAAGGATCCCAGAGCAGTGCAGATTGTTTTTTATACAATctgaaatgttcattttttaatgtaCATAACTCCAATGGTAATGATTCCCCTGACCTGTGGCCATGCTCTCACAGActgaagagggagggggaggggaaaggcagGGCAACTGCAAGTTATCATATATACATGAAAAACAGACCCTTCATCGCTAGCAGCTACATCACTGTATTCAAAATCCTCTCAACAGCCACGCTAGATGAGAAccacagaatatttttttttttaaaaaaatcacacttaCTTAAGGAAAAACTCATTGCAAACAACTGCCCTCTATTTACAGTTCTGTGATTAGCTTGCTTGAACAGTCCTCTGCATAACTGTCAGAAATGTACAAAAGAGCATTTTTTTCTGATCATAAAATAGATACTGATCTCAAGATTTCTAATACTTTGCACAATACCTTCCCTAAGCAGGCACTTAAGTGTGACAAATAtaagggcctttttttttttcctggaaaatccatttttaattaaaaggagGATTAGGTGAATGGGGGTAGCTTACTATATCAGTGTGGCACTTCCTAAACCATAGATAAACCATTAACTTCAGTCCCCCCCCACACCCAAATTAAACAGGCAAATACACTAGACTACCTTTGAACAAACTGACTGAGGGAGTAAACAAATGGGGCCCCCGCTGGCTCAGCGAGAACTCACAGGGGCTCAGCTCGATGGAAAGACAGTGAGTGGGGACAGCCAAGCAGGTTTCAGatatcaaataatattttaatttctgaataCTTTCAATTTTCCTTGGAATATAACACACAAAGACTCGACCAAACAGTTCAGTTATTATAACTTTTACAGTATACAGAAATgttgcacttaaaaaaaaaaccttcagtttttttaaaaacacaaactgtAAACTCTAAGATACTGAATCAATCACGTTACCTATAAGTGCCAACAGTGTTATTTTGTCATGCTGATTTcaatggtatttttttaaaaaggggaaatatCAACAATTATAATACAAAGGGCTTGCAAATATACAAACAGATATAGGATTCATAACAATTCAGGAACTAAGGGGGTGGGGAGACCCAATTCAAATTACAAAAGTTCACTTTTTATTCAAAACCTCAGCTTGTGTCTTGGACACATTCCTTGGCTGCCAATAAATTCCAcagttccttctctttcttaaaatattttttaaaaagctaggttTGTCAtggtatggggtgggggtgggggaagctaaGTGTTGAAGCGATTCCTCCAGCTTGCTAATTAGAGTGCTCAActtcacctaaaaaaaaaatttggccACCACTTGTAAGTGCATTTCCACCATCTCTGAGttgccttttaaagttttatgtctTCCTATGCTATTTTCATGGACTCAGTTTTAATTCTTGCAgaacatatattttaatgataCACAGTTTTTTAAGAAGCCAAGATTATATCAAAACTTATTATAGAACCACAGAATAAACTGGTTTGGAaccagaaaagttaaaaaaaaaaaaaaaaaaaaaagagagaacagctAGAGGTACATAGACACAGGACAAttaataatttggaaaaaaatgacTTACTTTGTCCATTCTGCTAATATTTTCCCAATCTCTTAAATGCACTTTTagcaatatttttcaaaaatttaccaaaaagaaaaaaaagactaattttctttttatacaaaAATGATAAGTAGCAAGTTGTTCTGCCCAACACaggagttgttttctttttcttaatgcaTTCTGTAAAAGTTCATTTggcagtctctttctctctctctcttttgaaattcacagTCCATTAaattcttcccctctcttcttttagCAAACTTGTAACATCCTTTCTTAACAGAAGGAAATTAAGCAAACAAAACCAgtcttttgccttttctttttctgtttcactcccccttattttgatttatttatttattgaattgcCATATATGGCCAGTTAAAACTGCTGCCGGACAGTAACATATCCCGGATGAGGGTTTCGATGGGGGTTTTACCTACCAAACGGACGAAAAACAATTGCTCTATGACTGAGGAGGAGACCGTGCGAAGGGAAGGGAGACGAAGCAAAAGCTTTCCGAACCGTGTTGGCTGGTTGGGGTACTGGCTCCTAACGTACTCTTCCAAAGCACACTGGGATTTTTCCTGCAAGCTTTCCACATGGGCTACATCAGACAGACCACAGGCATCTggaagaaagttaaaaaaaaaaaaaaaaaaaaaagtgggaaaaggagggagagagaattcaTCAGATTAAGAGGTTTGAAATGGGTCACCTGAGGTGTGCCTACAGTGCTCTGTCAAACTGGAGGAAatgcttatacactgaaaacttagagggggaggagagatgtGACAAAGCTTGAGATGGTCCTGGAgtgtttactttaaaataaaacacgcTTGGGTGATGCAGGCTTTCATTGCCCAAGTCCTCAGGCTGGGTCATTGGGAGGCCCAAGATAGAGTGTATTGGTGCAAACTACTCAGACAGACAGAATCCAACCATCAATATTTCTTTTCCCATCCTCTGAATTTGGCTTATTATATAGTGTGCATGGGAAGGGGGGGGGTGTTAGTGTGACAACCTGGCCCAGCTTTCAGTAATGGCGtccaagaccctgcctcagattctCCCCAAAGAGGGCGACTCATTTTTCTCCAGTCTTTGAAACTGATTTAAGTGGCCCTTTAAAACTGATCTTGTCAGTTTAGCCTATTGAAGAGCAGCCATGCAAACTGTGATCTCTCTGTTCATTTGAGctgtttctttcccctccttttcttctctctcccttttctcccacccccctttattttttttttaagcccagGTCTCTCCAAGAAGCAGCATCCCCCTTCCAGTTATCTTCAGGaaaacacttctctctctctctctctctctctctctctctctctctctctctctctctctctctcctatttttttctgatacGTGAAATTACAATAAGTGCCTTTGAAATGAGAGGCTTCTTGGTGAAGGCAGTTCAGGTTGTGACCTGACCTTTCAGGGCTCCCAAGACAAGACTGGGGTTAAGACATATGCATATTGTGAATCATTAAAAcagatattcaaaaaaaaaaaaaaaaaaaaaaaaacagtcaccaCCACCAGAACACACATGCAACCTCCTCCACTGTGTCCAGGACTTCATGTGTCTACAGAATGCCTAGGTGTCTGTGTCCAGGAATGAAAGATCTGTTTGTCTAGGGCTCCTTGCCTCCTGGTTGGAACTGTGTGTCTCCCTCTGAATCAGATAACAGGGACCTTTATCTCTTTGTGAGGCCATCTGCATTCTCCACACAGGCCTCCACATCTTGCAAACAGTAATAAATTAAACTGTTTCGTCAGTGCCAGGCATTTCTTTCCTTGAAAGAccaaggggaaaggggaagaattAATAATGATATCAAGAAATCAACAGCCACCTCCATCATCTGAGGACATGGGCATCAGGTTATGAGAAGGGGATGAAGGTGGCTAAGGGACAGGACTAGTCTGCCACTATATTTGTGTCAAGCAAACACTTTAGATAGGACAGACTCATGAGAAGAATAAACCAGATTCAGTCCTCTACATACAGCTCTGGCCTGGCCAGAGTGGTGCCCTCTGATTGATTATCTGAGGACTTTGGACAGTAGGGTTTGGGGTGAcctggtgtgtgtggtatgtgtgtgtgtgtgtgtgtgtgtgtgtgtgtgtgtgtgtgtgtgtgtttgagaatgAGTCTGCAGGACACTCAGCTAATGATTTGGTTCCCAGACTTCTTTAAACAATAAAGAAGAGACTCCTACCACAGTACCATAAACACAGACTCTTCCAGTTTTGTGACTATAAGGTTAAGGATCTGGAGTGAGTGACTAGGTTCCAGGCCTTGTCAATGTCAAATGTTTGTTATTCTTTGTCAGAGACCCCTTTCACTTCTCAACCATGACAAAGGAATCAACTGAGAACTTAAAATGGTGGGGGTGATTTCCACCCACCTGGGCTATGGCTTAACTGAGACTGGAGGCAGCCAAAAGGTTCAGGTGTGGCCCAGAATGGAAAGCCAGACACTTTTCAAACATCATTTGGCCTCAAGAGTTAATGAATATCAGATCTGTTACTCACACAGGTTAAACTACATGCAAACTAATTAGATTTCCTAATGCAGTCAATGATGGTTTTATATCTCCAGCAACATTCAGATCCAGCCCAAGTTGGCACACACTTTGGGTTGCTTCAAAATTGCCTCAAGTGTTTGCCTGAACAGGggaagccagaggccagcctTTAGCCCCCTGCAGAATTTTGGAATTATGGTAGTTCTTTAGTCCCTCCTGACCCATACTGACAGCATCCCCCTTTCCtgcattatttttaatgaaaatgtgatTTTGAAAATTGCTGCTCTCAGGTTGGAGTTGCCTGGTGCCCCAACTCCTACTGAGTTCACAGGCAAACTTTCTCCTTGCAGGGACAAAGTTTCTCCTACAGAGATGATGCCAGGGCTGCAATGTGCCCAGGGCCATCTTCTTGAGGTTCCAGTCAGggtgccaaataaataaataaataaataaataaataaataaataaataaataaataaataaatcccagagCTTGAGGTGATTCCCTGGGGGCTAACTAGGTCCAGAGGGCCTGGGCTTAGGAAGGAGCAACAGAGTACATTCTAGGTTGGCTATTGCATGAAAGGAAGGGGTCTGAGAGGCCCTAAGGgcccgtatgtatgtatgtatgtatgtatgtatgtatgtatgtatgtatgttatgtatgacTCCATACATAAGGATGTATGAGGCATCCTTCTGCATCCTAGGACAAGCCTGCAGTTATATCACGTTCCTACCTCAAAATGCACTATACGGTTTGGTCTTTTAAGGGGGAAGTTGGGCTGGCCATTTTTCCAAGGCCCTAACTCTGTTCTGGGAGTTCTTGGGTACCTGAGAACAGGTCTCCTTCCTACCTGAGGTGAACAGGACTATGGCCTTGAGGCAGCTGTACTCGGCGGAGTCGACGTGCAGTGCCTTGAGCTTCTCCACTTGCTCTTGGAAGATCCGTATGTGGTCCATAAAGGCGACCACCCGGTCGGCTGACATGGGTGAAGCGTGCAGGCCAGCAGCGGCAAGGAGCGGGGCGACATGGAGGGGCATGGAGCACTGTGCCGCATTCAACACGAACAGCTCGCTCCAGGTGAGGCGAAGGAGGGCCACCTGGTCCGTGATCTGCAGGTCAGGGAAGAAGGGGATGTTCCGGGCCCACTCAACGGCGCTGAAGAGCATCCGTGCGGCCAGTTCGCAAATGTTCTCGATGCCCATGATGTTGTTAGGCTGCATGCACTGACTGCCGAAGCGCGACGTGGGGTAGGGCTCCGCGCGCAGCAGCAGGGAAATATATCCGGACAGGTACGAGTGGCAGTTGAGGGGGTCCCCGTTGGTCAGCGCAAACTGCCCGTGGGTAGGCTGGGTGGGCGGCATCCTGCCCCTCTGTACAGCTGTAGGAGGAAAGGAGACACTCCATAGTTAATGATCAGCCTTGGTCCCGCATCCTTCTACAAGACACCAACCTGTCCCAGACCCTAGAACAGCACCAAGAAACAGGCAGGCCTGCTGCAGACAGACCCAAGAGTTTGTTGCGGGCCGGCAGGCAACCACTCCTCACAAATCATCTCCCAGGCCAGCTCTGATCGCCAGAAATCAACACTTGCCTGCAAGGCCCATCTAAGTCCGCCGAGGACACAGAATTGGTCACTTTGAATGGGGTCCCTGGAGCTGTAAGCGGGATGTAGCATATTCTGAGGGcacctttcatttctctctctctctctctctctctctctttctttctttctttctttctttctttctttttttaaactgctAAACAGCTGGTATTTCTTATTGATTGGAGAAGGAACGAGAGGGGAATGTAGGGGGAGGGTGAGACGATTTGCACCAGGTTTACTCCAGATGACCTGTGGCCACCTTTAAACGACTGTCCCCAAACCTTGTAACCTCAACCCTAGCCCAGGAGGGAAACCCCGGCGAGAGACAGAGTCTAGGTCTGGCGTCTTTGCCTGATCCGTGAGCTCAGCTCGGAGGAGGAGAGACAAGGGAGAAAAGGgcggagagagaaagagagagaggccgtcagagaggagaggaagccgGAGAGAGGCTGGGAGCAGGCGTGGGGCGCTGGCGAAGCCCAGACAAGGCCCGTGACGATCGGAGAAAGCCAGTGAGGCTCAGGCACCCGCTGTTATCTGACTCAGGACCCGGAGAGTAGCTCTCgcagaaacacaaagaaaccccCGGCGTTGGCTCGCTCCAACCCGGAGCCCGCGCCCGGCGCGGAGCGCGCCATTGGTAGAGCACTGTTCCCGGCTCTGGGATAATTTTATATCACAAAGACCGAACTGGCGCAGAGGGAAAGCAGCGGCCCAAGGCCCCTGGCCCACACTTTCCTACTCCCTACAGTGCTCTCAACGTTtcaaaagtgaaaggaaaaaaagaaaacaagaggtattttttaaagcagaatgTTAATCCACGGAGGGGTCACATGAGCTCTGCCCAGGCGGCAGCGTTAATACGGCGAAGTGCATAAAATTGCCATTTGTAATTTGAACCTCCTGTACAAAAGTACAATctcaggttggttttttttttttttttttttttttttgagaaggtgggggttggggagaggggtAAGGAGGAGGGACATATGTTgaacatgcaggaaaaacaaggaaagagagaaagagaagagagaggggggactttaaaacaacaacaaacaacaacccaTTCCTTTCAGGAAGGTGAACTCGAATGAACTCTCAATCAatgtaaaggaaaggaaaagcagtccgaagagagagggaaagagagggagagggagaaagagtggAGAAGGAAAGTCTGCTAAAGCATGCGGGCtgtagtggggggtgggggctgatcTGGATTGCAGTGCAGACCCCCGCTCCTAGTACCAAATCCCCTCCGACTGCAACACGGGGAGAGCTCGGGGCTTCTGTGTCCTTACCCAGAGCAGGCTAGCCAAACGCACCCAGGGCCCCGGGACCGCGGGCGAAGGGGGAAGAAATGAGAGGCCGATACCTTCCCGTCTCATGCCCACTTTGAGGCACTTTTTGAGGCGGCAGTACTGGCACTGGTTGCGGTGGTGCTGGTCGATGGGACAGTTCCGGTTGGCGCGGCACGTGTAGCTCAGGTTCCTCCGCACGCTGCGCTTGAAGAAGCTCTTGCAGCCCTCGCACGTGAAC from Arvicanthis niloticus isolate mArvNil1 chromosome 1, mArvNil1.pat.X, whole genome shotgun sequence carries:
- the Nr2f2 gene encoding COUP transcription factor 2 isoform X2, with product MQAVWDLEQGKYGFAVQRGRMPPTQPTHGQFALTNGDPLNCHSYLSGYISLLLRAEPYPTSRFGSQCMQPNNIMGIENICELAARMLFSAVEWARNIPFFPDLQITDQVALLRLTWSELFVLNAAQCSMPLHVAPLLAAAGLHASPMSADRVVAFMDHIRIFQEQVEKLKALHVDSAEYSCLKAIVLFTSDACGLSDVAHVESLQEKSQCALEEYVRSQYPNQPTRFGKLLLRLPSLRTVSSSVIEQLFFVRLVGKTPIETLIRDMLLSGSSFNWPYMAIQ
- the Nr2f2 gene encoding COUP transcription factor 2 isoform X3, with amino-acid sequence MPPTQPTHGQFALTNGDPLNCHSYLSGYISLLLRAEPYPTSRFGSQCMQPNNIMGIENICELAARMLFSAVEWARNIPFFPDLQITDQVALLRLTWSELFVLNAAQCSMPLHVAPLLAAAGLHASPMSADRVVAFMDHIRIFQEQVEKLKALHVDSAEYSCLKAIVLFTSDACGLSDVAHVESLQEKSQCALEEYVRSQYPNQPTRFGKLLLRLPSLRTVSSSVIEQLFFVRLVGKTPIETLIRDMLLSGSSFNWPYMAIQ
- the Nr2f2 gene encoding COUP transcription factor 2 isoform X1; protein product: MAMVVSTWRDPQDEVPGSQGSQASQAPPVPGPPPGAPHTPQTPGQGGPASTPAQTAAGGQGGPGGPGSDKQQQQQHIECVVCGDKSSGKHYGQFTCEGCKSFFKRSVRRNLSYTCRANRNCPIDQHHRNQCQYCRLKKCLKVGMRREAVQRGRMPPTQPTHGQFALTNGDPLNCHSYLSGYISLLLRAEPYPTSRFGSQCMQPNNIMGIENICELAARMLFSAVEWARNIPFFPDLQITDQVALLRLTWSELFVLNAAQCSMPLHVAPLLAAAGLHASPMSADRVVAFMDHIRIFQEQVEKLKALHVDSAEYSCLKAIVLFTSDACGLSDVAHVESLQEKSQCALEEYVRSQYPNQPTRFGKLLLRLPSLRTVSSSVIEQLFFVRLVGKTPIETLIRDMLLSGSSFNWPYMAIQ